In the genome of Mauremys mutica isolate MM-2020 ecotype Southern unplaced genomic scaffold, ASM2049712v1 000557F_np12_obj, whole genome shotgun sequence, one region contains:
- the DVL2 gene encoding segment polarity protein dishevelled homolog DVL-2, with the protein MAAGGAGETKVIYHLDEEETPYLVKIPVPAERITLGHVKAALSRPGAKYFFKSMDQDFGVVKEEISDDNAKLPCFNGRVVSWLVSSETPQPEPVPTPAETRPEPSPPPPPLPPLPVERTSGIGDSRPPSFHPNISGSRENLEHETETESVVSLRRERPRRRESAEHGGGHRPNGQSRLERHLAGYESSSTLLTSEIETTSLCDSEDDDTMSRFSSSTEQSSASRLLKRHRRRRKQRPPRLERTSSFSSVTDSTMSLNIITVTLNMEKYNFLGISIVGQSNERGDGGIYIGSIMKGGAVAADGRIEPGDMLLQVNDINFENMSNDDAVRVLREIVHKPGPIVLTVAKCWDPSPQGYFTLPRNEPIQPIDPAAWVSHSAALTGAFAAYPGSSSMSTITSGSSVAESERFGEFNLSVHTDMASVTKAMASPESGLEVRDRMWLKITIPNAFLGSDVVDWLYHHVEGFQDRREARKYASNLLKAGFIRHTVNKITFSEQCYYVFGDLRGCENYMANLSLNDNDGSSGASDQDTLAPLPLPGATPWPLMPTFSYQYPAPHPYSTQPPPYHELSSYSYGMGSASSQHSEGSRSSGSNRSDGGGGGRGKAKDEKAAPDSKSGSGSESEFSTRGSLRRAEPGGGGGPALAVGGAEAGGAPQRSHHSLVSSLRSHHSYGPPGVPLPYNPMMVMMMPPGPPGAGPASVQPPGAPPVRDLASVPPELTASRQSFHMAMGNPSEFFVDVM; encoded by the exons ATGGCGGCGGGGGGAGCGGGCGAGACCAAGGTGATCTACCACCTGGACGAGGAGGAGACCCCCTACCTGGTGAAGATCCCGGTGCCCGCCGAGCGCATCACGCTGGGGCACGTCAAGGCGGCGCTGAGCCGGCCCGGCGCCAAGTACTTCTTCAAGAGCATGGACCAGGACTTCGG GGTGGTCAAAGAGGAGATTTCAGACGACAATGCGAAGCTGCCTTGTTTCAACGGGAGAGTCGTCTCCTGG ctgGTGTCTTCGGAGACCCCCCAGCCCGAGCCGGTGCCGACTCCCGCGGAGACCCGACCGGAGCCCtcgcccccgccgccccccctgcccccgctgcccgTGGAGAGGACTAGCGGCATCGGGGACTCCCGGCCCCCCTCCTTCCA CCCTAACATCTCGGGCAGCCGGGAGAACCTGGAGCATGAGACGGAGACGGAGTCAGTCGTGTCACTGCGGAGGGAGAGGCCGCGGCGCCGGGAGAGCGCGGAGCATGGTG GCGGGCACCGGCCGAATGGGCAGTCGCGGCTGGAACGACACCTGGCCGGGTACGAGAGCTCGTCCACCCTGCTGACCAGCGAGATCGAGACCACCAGCCTGTGCGACTCAGAGGACGACGACACCATGAGCAG GTTCAGCAGCTCCACGGAGCAGAGCAGTGCCTCTCGCCTCCTTAAGCGCCACCGGAGGCGGCGGAAGCAGCGCCCCCCGCGCCTGGAGCGG ACGTCGTCCTTCAGCAGCGTCACCGACTCTACCATGTCGCTCAACATCATCACGGTCACGCTCAACATGG agaaGTACAACTTCCTCGGCATCTCCATCGTGGGGCAGAGCAACGAGCGGGGGGACGGGGGCATCTACATCGGCTCCATCATGAAGGGGGGTGCGGTGGCGGCTGACGGGCGCATTGAGccgggggacatgctgctgcag GTGAACGACATTAACTTTGAGAACATGAGCAACGACGACGCCGTCAGAGTCCTGAGGGAGATCGTCCACAAGCcggg CCCGATCGTGCTGACGGTGGCCAAGTGCTGGGACCCTTCCCCCCAGGGCTACTTCACGCTGCCCAGGA atgagCCCATCCAACCCATCGACCCGGCCGCCTGGGTCTCCCACTCGGCCGCCCTGACCGGCGCCTTCGCCGCCTACCCCGGCAGCAGCTCCATGAGCACCATCACCTCCGGCAGCTCCGTCGCCGAGAGCGAGC GCTTCGGCGAGTTCAACCTGTCGGTCCACACGGACATGGCGTCCGTCACCAAGGCCATGGCCTCCCCGGAGTCCGGGCTGGAGGTCCGCGACCGCATGTGGCTGAAGATCACCATCCCCAACGCCTTCCTGG gctcgGACGTGGTGGACTGGCTCTATCACCACGTCGAGGGCTTCCAGGACCGGCGCGAGGCCCGGAAATACGCCAGCAACCTGCTGAAAGCCGGCTTCATCCGGCACACGGTGAACAAGATCACCTTCTCCGAGCAGTGCTACTACGTCTTCGGGGACCTCCGCGGCTGCGAGAACT ACATGGCCAACCTCTCCCTCAACGACAACGACGGCTCGAGCGGGGCCTCGGACCAGGACACGCTGGCGCCGCTCCCGCTGCCCGGGGCCACGCCCTGGCCCCTGATGCCCACCTTCTCCTACCAGTACCCGGCCCCCCACCCCTACAGCACCCAGCCCCCGCCCTACCACGAGCTCTCCTCCTACAGCTACGGCATGGGCAGCGCCAGCAGCCAGCACAGCGAGG GGAGCCGGAGCAGCGGCTCGAACCGGAGCGACGGGGGCggcgggggccgggggaaggCCAAGGACGAGAAGGCGGCCCCCGACTCCAAGTCGGGCAGCGGCAGCGAATCGGAGTTCTCGACCCGCGGCAGCCTGCGGCGGGcggagccggggggcgggggaggccccGCCCTGGCCGTGGGCGGGGCCGAGGCGGGCGGGGCCCCCCAGCGCAGCCACCACAGCTTGGTGAGCAGCCTGCGCTCCCACCACTCCTACGGGCCCCCCGGCGTGCCCCTGCCCTACAACCCCatgatggtgatgatgatgccccccggcccccccggcgCCGGCCCCGCCTCCGTGcagccccccggcgcccccccgGTGCGGGACCTGGCCTCGGTGCCCCCCGAGCTCACCGCCAGCCGCCAGTCCTTCCACATGGCCATGGGGAACCCCAGCGAGTTCTTCGTCGACGTCATGTGA